A genomic segment from Actinomycetota bacterium encodes:
- a CDS encoding PstS family phosphate ABC transporter substrate-binding protein produces the protein MIRPSSKPWRLALLACTMALLGAACAPDQATGTTATGDTGGEALAGSIAISGSSTVEPISVAVAEKFNAENPNVEVSVQGPGTSDGFELFCNGETDISDASRAISQEEIDACKKNGIEAVELRVAIDGLSVVTSTENDFAQCLSFGDLWALLGPEAEGFEQWSDANELAAQYDSQAAPFPDQPLRVTAPGEESGTYGSFIELVFEPFVEEQGLKEYEEEVAPRPDYQASANDNVIVEGVSGTPSSLGWVGYAFYKANEDKLKALEVDGGNGCVAPTPQAIASFEYPISRPLFIYVNKQKLEENPATQAFVDFYLSDEGIASAEEVGYIPLEESELEATRTTWESQEVITEAAS, from the coding sequence ATGATCCGACCGTCATCTAAGCCCTGGAGGCTCGCGCTGCTCGCCTGCACGATGGCGCTGCTGGGAGCGGCTTGTGCTCCCGACCAGGCCACCGGCACGACGGCCACAGGCGACACCGGTGGTGAAGCGCTTGCGGGATCGATCGCGATCTCCGGATCGTCCACCGTGGAGCCGATCAGCGTGGCAGTTGCCGAGAAGTTCAACGCGGAGAACCCGAACGTAGAGGTGTCCGTCCAGGGCCCGGGTACCTCCGACGGATTCGAGCTCTTCTGCAACGGGGAAACGGATATCTCCGATGCCTCGCGTGCCATCAGCCAAGAAGAGATCGATGCGTGCAAGAAGAACGGGATCGAGGCCGTCGAGCTCAGGGTTGCCATCGACGGCCTGTCCGTCGTCACCTCGACCGAGAACGACTTCGCGCAGTGTCTCAGCTTCGGTGACCTCTGGGCCTTGCTTGGTCCAGAAGCGGAGGGCTTCGAGCAATGGTCGGACGCCAACGAGCTGGCGGCGCAGTACGACTCTCAGGCCGCCCCGTTCCCCGACCAACCGCTCAGGGTCACCGCTCCGGGTGAGGAGTCGGGGACCTACGGCTCGTTCATCGAGCTCGTCTTCGAGCCGTTCGTCGAGGAGCAGGGTTTGAAGGAATACGAGGAGGAGGTCGCTCCCCGACCGGATTACCAGGCTTCGGCGAACGACAACGTGATCGTCGAAGGCGTATCGGGTACGCCGTCGTCGCTCGGCTGGGTCGGTTATGCCTTCTACAAGGCGAACGAGGACAAGCTGAAGGCTCTGGAGGTGGATGGCGGCAACGGGTGCGTGGCTCCGACCCCGCAGGCCATCGCCAGCTTCGAGTACCCGATCAGCCGGCCGCTGTTCATCTACGTAAACAAGCAGAAGCTCGAGGAGAACCCCGCGACGCAGGCTTTCGTCGATTTCTATCTTTCGGATGAGGGGATAGCGTCGGCCGAGGAGGTCGGCTACATCCCGCTCGAGGAGTCCGAGTTGGAGGCGACGCGGACAACGTGGGAGTCTCAAGAGGTGATCACGGAAGCAGCTTCTTAA